Part of the Cryptosporangium arvum DSM 44712 genome, ACGCCAGCGCGACCACCCCGGCGGCGCCGAGCTCGGCCGCCGTCCGGCACGCCACCCGCGCACCGCTGGAGCGCCCACCGAGCACGAGCGGCCCGGTCGGCGCCAGCGAGCGGACGACGTCCACCCACGCCTCGTCGAGGTGGGTGGCGGGAGCCGGCGCGCGTCGCCCGGCCACCCGGTAGGGCTGCGTCACCCGGACCACGGTCACACCGAACGGCACGATCGCGGCGGTGACCGCTTCCAGGTCCGGAGCGTCGACGTCGCCGCCGGCGCCGTGGCCCAGCACGAGCAACGACCGGGACTCACCCGCGGGCGAGTCGATGCGCACCCGAGCCGGACCGCGCCGGGTCGGGACGTCCGGCAGGAGCCCCCCGGCGGGCTCCTCGGGCGTCAGTTCTCCCGGTGGAGGGAGTCGGCCCGTTCCGCCCGGGCGCGTGCGCTCGTGAACGACGTCGGTGCGCCGGCCACCCCGGTGCGATTCCGCCATGCCACCAGCATGGCGCGCCGCTCCCGGGGCGTCGTACCGCCCCAGACTCCTTCGCAGTCGCCGGCGTTCAACGCGGCCGCGAGGCAATCCGCCTGCACGTCACAGGAATGGCAGAAGCTGAGCGCCGGATCCGCCGGTTCGGTGGGAAGTGGGAAGAACGTCTCCGGGTCGACGGTGCGACAGCGTCCGCGTGTGCGCCACGTGGGGTCGGCGGGGCGTGCCGCCCTCGCCGCCAGCAACC contains:
- a CDS encoding alpha/beta family hydrolase: MAESHRGGRRTDVVHERTRPGGTGRLPPPGELTPEEPAGGLLPDVPTRRGPARVRIDSPAGESRSLLVLGHGAGGDVDAPDLEAVTAAIVPFGVTVVRVTQPYRVAGRRAPAPATHLDEAWVDVVRSLAPTGPLVLGGRSSGARVACRTAAELGAAGVVALAFPTHPPGRPERLRVDELPLDRPTLVVNGDRDPFGVPPVVGRMTLHVLAGADHSLKKAIGPAAAHVLDWLRANDWAAAANGGAT
- a CDS encoding WhiB family transcriptional regulator, whose translation is MTRARLPRPHEVLAASRDPRLLAARAARPADPTWRTRGRCRTVDPETFFPLPTEPADPALSFCHSCDVQADCLAAALNAGDCEGVWGGTTPRERRAMLVAWRNRTGVAGAPTSFTSARARAERADSLHREN